The Desulfofundulus salinus genome includes the window CCAGGCGGGCCCTTCGCGAATGATCACCGGCACATTGGCGTAGGTTTCCACGTTATTCAGCAGGGTGGGCTTTCCCCACAGACCGCACTGGGCAGGGTAGGGAGGCCGGGGGCGGGGTTCACCCCGCTCGCCAACGGCCGAACGCAAAAGGGCGGTCTCCTCGCCGCAAACAAAGGCACCGGCACCCAGGCGCAGGTCGATGTCAAAGTCAAAATTAGTATTAAATATGCGCCGCCCCAGTAATCCATACTGCCGGGCCTGGGCAATAGCCCGTTCCAACCGGTCTACGGCAATGGGATACTCTGCCCGCACGTAAATATAACCTTCCCGGGCCCCAATGGCATAGCCGGCAATGGCCATGGCTTCCAGCACGCTGTGGGGATCTCCCTCGAGAATACTCCGATCCATAAACGCCCCGGGATCCCCCTCGTCCGCATTGCAAACCACGTATTTTACCGGTCCCTCCGCGACCGCCGCCAGCTCCCATTTACGGCCGGTGGGAAAACCCGCACCGCCCCGCCCCCGCAAGCCGGATTGCTTAATAGCATCCACCACCTGGGCCGGCGTCCAATTTAGCAGGACATCGGCCAGGGCAAAATAGCCCTCACATGCTATATATTCCGTAATATCCTCGGGGTTGATCAGACCACAATTGCGCAGGGCTACCCGGTATTGGGCGCGGAAAAACTGGATATCTGAAAGGCGTCGCTTTCTTTCCCCGGAAGCCGGTTCTTCATAAAGAAGGCGTTCCACTACCTGACCTTCCAGCAAATGTTTTTCCACGATTTCGGCAACATCTTCTTTTTTTACCAAACAATAAAGGGTTTGTCCGGGGTAAATAACCACCAGGGGTCCCATTTTACAAAAACCAAAACAACCCGTCTTGATTACCCGGGCCTGGACCTTCTTTAACTGAACCTGTTTGGCCAGCTCCTCCCTTACCTGATGGCTGGCCGAAGATGTGCAACCCGTACCGGTACAGACCAGCACCTGCCAGCCGGCGGCATCCCCCGGTTTTTCCCTGCGGGCGTTAATGTCCGGGAGCCGTTTCTTCTGGATATCGATCAGGTCGTTCAGCCCGTTGATCACCGGCAATCACCTCCCTGCGCCGGTACTTCCGCAACAGCTTAGCCACATCCTGACGTCTAAATTTTCCGTACACTTCATCCTCAACCGTTAGAACTGGCGCCAACCCGCAGGCACCCACACAGCGGGTGCTCTTCACCGTAAATAAACCGTCAGCGGAGGTATCGCCCTCGTGCAGGTCCAGCTGGCGCCTGAACTCGTCGAGAATACCCTGGGCGCCCTGAACGTAGCAGGCCGTTCCCATGCAGACACTGATGCCGTATTTTCCCCGGGGCTCTGTATGAAAGAGGGCGTAAAACGTAACCACCCCGTTAACCTCACTTACCGGCATGTCCAGCTTGCCTGCAATATAGGTTTGCACTTCCTCCGGCAGGTAGCCA containing:
- a CDS encoding NADH-quinone oxidoreductase subunit NuoF; this encodes MINGLNDLIDIQKKRLPDINARREKPGDAAGWQVLVCTGTGCTSSASHQVREELAKQVQLKKVQARVIKTGCFGFCKMGPLVVIYPGQTLYCLVKKEDVAEIVEKHLLEGQVVERLLYEEPASGERKRRLSDIQFFRAQYRVALRNCGLINPEDITEYIACEGYFALADVLLNWTPAQVVDAIKQSGLRGRGGAGFPTGRKWELAAVAEGPVKYVVCNADEGDPGAFMDRSILEGDPHSVLEAMAIAGYAIGAREGYIYVRAEYPIAVDRLERAIAQARQYGLLGRRIFNTNFDFDIDLRLGAGAFVCGEETALLRSAVGERGEPRPRPPYPAQCGLWGKPTLLNNVETYANVPVIIREGPAWFASLGTENSRGTKVFSLAGKVLNTGLIEVPMGTTLRTVVFDIGGGIPEGRQFKAVQTGGPSGGCIPERYLDTPIDYESLKQLGSMMGSGGMIVLDETDCIVDIAKFYLQFSQDESCGQCTPCRVGTKRMLEILERITLGQGQMGDLNELEELSREVMDASLCGLGQTAPNPVLSTLKYFRDEYEAHIRDKRCPAGVCRALLDYVIDEEKCVACGLCARECVAKAIIGEKKGQPYFIDRQKCLKCGACLARCPKGAIYTA
- a CDS encoding NADH-quinone oxidoreductase subunit NuoE family protein, yielding MAGGEKELDEKYRQLDEVIERYGHQEGQLIRILKEAQDIFGYLPEEVQTYIAGKLDMPVSEVNGVVTFYALFHTEPRGKYGISVCMGTACYVQGAQGILDEFRRQLDLHEGDTSADGLFTVKSTRCVGACGLAPVLTVEDEVYGKFRRQDVAKLLRKYRRREVIAGDQRAERPDRYPEETAPGH